The Rathayibacter caricis DSM 15933 genomic sequence GCACGAGCTCTCGGGCGGGCAGCGGCAGCGCGTCGCCATCGCCCGGGCGCTCGCCCCGGGGGCGCAGGTCGTCATCGCCGACGAGCCGGTCTCGATGCTCGACGTGTCGATCCGCCTCGGCGTGCTCAACCTGCTCGGCCGGCTGCAGCGGGAGGACCGGCTGGCGGTCCTCTACATCACGCACGACCTGGCGACCGCGCGGCACTTCTCGGACGAGATCCTCGTGCTCTACCGCGGCCGCATCGTCGAGCGCGGGCCGGCGGACGACGTGATCCTGAACCCGCAGCACGACTACACGCGGCTGCTCGCGCTCGCCGCCCCCGACCCCGAGCGGGTCGGCAAGGTGGTCGGCTCGGAGGAGGCGCCGGACCGGTCGCGGATCGACAACTCGGTCTGCTTCAACCACTTCACCGGCGAGTGGGAGCGGGCCGGCGATCGCGCGGCGGCCGTGGGAGCGCCGTGAGCACCTCCGACGGACTACATTCGGCGAGATGACGACTTCGCCGCTGACCGCGCCCGTGCCGGTCGTCCCCGCGGCGGCCCTGCGGATCGAGGACATGCCCGCGGCCACGCGCGCCACGCTCCTCGAGGTGCTGATCCACGGATCGCTGCCGCGGGCCGAGCTGGCGCGCCGGCTCGGGCTCTCGCGGGCCAGCCTCACCCGCATCGCGCGCACGCTCGTCGAGGCGGGGCTGCTCGCCGAGGGCGAGACCCGGCTGCGCGCGGCGACCGGGCGCCCCTCCGAGATGCTGCGGGTGCGCAGCTCCGCCCGCCGCTTCCTCGGCGTCAAGCTCACCGGCGACACCCTCTACGCGGTGGTCACCGACCTCGGCGCCGAGGTGACGGCGTCGACCGAGCACGCCCTGCGGAGCAGTGACGTGGCCGAGGTCGTGCGGCAGATCGCGGAGGCGGCGCACGAGCTCGCAGGGGACGGCGCTCCGCTCACCTCGATCGGCATCGCGATCGCGGGCCGCGTGCGCCAGAACCCGGGCGGCGCCGTCGTCGAGCACTCGGCGTTCCTCGACTGGCACCACGTCGAGCTGGCCCGGCTGGTGCGCGAGGCCACCGGGCTCGCGTGCTCGGTCGAGAACGACGTGCAGGCGCTGACGGCGGCCGAGCACTGGTTCGGCGCCGGCGCCGGCCTCGAGTCGATGGCGCTGGTCACGGTGGGCACCGGCATCGGCTGCGGGCTGGTCGTGAACGGCCGCCTGGTCGAGGGCGGCCACAGCCGTCCGGGCCAGGTCAGCCACACGATCGTCGATCCGGAGGGGGAGCTCTGCGCGCACGGGCACCGCGGCTGCGCGTCGACGATGCTCGTGAACGAGGCGGTGGTCGCCGCGTCCGGCCGCCCCGACGCGACCTACGAGGACGTGGTCGGGGCCGCCCGCGACGGCGATCCGGAGGCGCTGCGCGCGTTCGAGCGCGCCGGCCGGGCGCTCGGCGTGATC encodes the following:
- a CDS encoding ABC transporter ATP-binding protein, which encodes MTSVSVTDLVKDFSIRKGLRREAFRAVDHVSFDLVPGRTVALVGESGSGKSTIARILARLEKPTSGSVDVTLDDRTPVQGSVYRRHVQMVFQDPFASLNPFHSLEHHIARPLRIHHRTRTAVETHERVLEMLRRVNLEPAEEFAPRRPHELSGGQRQRVAIARALAPGAQVVIADEPVSMLDVSIRLGVLNLLGRLQREDRLAVLYITHDLATARHFSDEILVLYRGRIVERGPADDVILNPQHDYTRLLALAAPDPERVGKVVGSEEAPDRSRIDNSVCFNHFTGEWERAGDRAAAVGAP
- a CDS encoding ROK family transcriptional regulator — its product is MTTSPLTAPVPVVPAAALRIEDMPAATRATLLEVLIHGSLPRAELARRLGLSRASLTRIARTLVEAGLLAEGETRLRAATGRPSEMLRVRSSARRFLGVKLTGDTLYAVVTDLGAEVTASTEHALRSSDVAEVVRQIAEAAHELAGDGAPLTSIGIAIAGRVRQNPGGAVVEHSAFLDWHHVELARLVREATGLACSVENDVQALTAAEHWFGAGAGLESMALVTVGTGIGCGLVVNGRLVEGGHSRPGQVSHTIVDPEGELCAHGHRGCASTMLVNEAVVAASGRPDATYEDVVGAARDGDPEALRAFERAGRALGVIIAEVANLVDPEKVVVSGDGIAVVAFAEASIRAGIAERLEREAVPVELDVRTWDFSEWARAGAALAVRSLLA